One window of Saimiri boliviensis isolate mSaiBol1 chromosome 4, mSaiBol1.pri, whole genome shotgun sequence genomic DNA carries:
- the GPR31 gene encoding 12-(S)-hydroxy-5,8,10,14-eicosatetraenoic acid receptor, producing the protein MLLPNCSAPSTVVAMAVGVLLALECGLGLLGNAVALWTFLFRIKVWKPYAVYLLNLALADLLLAGALPFLAAFYLSLRAWHLGEEGCRVLRFLLDLSRGVGVAFLAAVAVDRYLRVIHPRLRVNLLSPRAALGVSGLIWLLMVALTYPGLLLSEAAQNSTRCSVHSYPRANWADGSFGGIWQEALFFLQIALPFGLIVICNAGIIRALRKRLREPEKQRRLRRTEALVTVVVVLFALCFLPCFLARVLMHTFQNLRSFQALCAVAHTWDVTGSLTYLQSALNPVVYCFSSPTFRRSYRRVFHTLQGQGKATEPPGFDLRDSYS; encoded by the coding sequence ATGCTGCTCCCAAACTGCTCAGCCCCCAGCACTGTGGTGGCCATGGCTGTCGGTGTCCTGCTGGCACTGGAGTGTGGGCTGGGCCTGCTGGGCAACGCGGTGGCACTGTGGACCTTCCTGTTTCGGATCAAGGTGTGGAAGCCCTACGCTGTCTACCTGCTCAACCTGGCCCTGGCCGACCTGCTGCTGGCTGGGGCCCTGCCGTTCCTGGCTGCCTTCTACCTGAGCCTCCGGGCTTGGCATCTGGGTGAGGAGGGCTGCCGGGTCCTGCGCTTCCTGCTGGACCTCAGCCGTGGCGTCGGGGTGGCCTTCCTGGCGGCCGTAGCCGTGGACCGGTACCTCCGTGTGATCCACCCTCGGCTCAGAGTCAACCTGCTGTCTCCTCGGGCGGCCCTGGGCGTCTCTGGCCTCATCTGGCTCCTGATGGTCGCCCTCACTTACCCAGGCTTGCTCCTCTCCGAGGCTGCCCAGAACTCCACCCGGTGTTCTGTCCATTCCTACCCCAGGGCAAACTGGGCAGACGGCTCCTTCGGCGGAATCTGGCAGGAAGCGCTCTTCTTCCTTCAGATCGCCCTCCCCTTTGGCCTCATCGTGATCTGCAATGCAGGCATCATCAGGGCTCTCCGGAAAAGACTCCGGGAGCCAGAGAAACAGCGCAGGCTTCGGCGGACCGAGGCGCTGGTCACCGTGGTGGTGGTGCTGTTTGCTCTGTGCTTCCTGCCCTGCTTCCTGGCCAGAGTCCTGATGCACACCTTCCAGAACCTGCGGAGTTTCCAGGCCCTGtgcgcggtggcacacacctgggaCGTCACGGGCAGCCTCACCTACCTGCAGAGCGCGCTCAACCCCGTGGTCTACTGCTTCTCCAGCCCCACCTTCAGGCGCTCCTATCGGAGGGTCTTCCACACCCTCCAAGGCCAAGGGAAGGCCACAGAGCCTCCGGGTTTCGACCTCAGAGACTCCTATTCCTGA